A genomic region of Plasmodium malariae genome assembly, chromosome: 14 contains the following coding sequences:
- the FeSOD gene encoding superoxide dismutase [Fe], putative produces the protein MVISLPKLKYAFNALSPHISEETLNFHYNKHHMGYVNKLNGLIKDTPYASKSLIEILKESTGAIFNNAAQIWNHSFYWDSMGPNCGGEPHGEIKEKIQEDFGSFNNFKDEFSNILCGHFGSGWGWLALNNNNKLVILQTHDAGNPIKDNTGIPILTCDIWEHAYYIDYRNDRAAYVKAWWNLVNWNFANENLKNALQK, from the coding sequence ATGGTTATTTCACTaccaaaattaaaatatgcattTAATGCATTATCACCCCATATAAGTGAGGAGACGTTGAATTTTCATTACAACAAGCATCATATGggatatgtaaataaattaaatggaTTAATTAAAGATACCCCATATGCTAGTAAATCATTAATTGAAATACTAAAAGAATCGACAGGTGCAATTTTTAACAACGCTGCTCAAATATGGAATCATAGTTTTTATTGGGATTCCATGGGACCAAACTGTGGCGGAGAACCTCATGGagaaattaaagaaaaaattcaGGAAGATTTTGgatcttttaataatttcaaagatgaattttcaaatatattatgtggtCATTTTGGGTCAGGTTGGGGTTGGCTAgctttaaataataataataaattagtaATATTACAAACGCATGATGCGGGAAATCCAATAAAAGATAATACTGGAATTCCTATACTAACATGTGATATTTGGGAGCATGCTTACTATATTGACTATAGAAACGATAGGGCTGCCTATGTTAAGGCATGGTGGAATTTAGTTAATTGGAATTTCGCCAACGAAAACTTGAAAAACGCTTTACAGAAATAA